Proteins encoded by one window of Mesorhizobium sp. INR15:
- a CDS encoding pyrroline-5-carboxylate reductase, which yields MSGSVRLGIVGGAGWLGGAIAGAALEAGAVRVENLTLSYRSAKPERFPGVFWTDDNQALADRSDVILLSVRPQDWPSLNIDATGKLVISVMAGIRLADLAEKHNTSRVVRSLPNAAAEVAKSYTPWIAAGDITEADRATIRAVFNACGVQDEVGSERDIDYLTGLTGSGPAFPALLADAMMRDAVRFGLSPGVARRAVNTVLAGTGRLLELRDASPADTVEAFLDYRGTTAAAIETMREAGFAEAVARGLASAFRKSVEMGEA from the coding sequence ATGAGTGGTTCGGTCAGGCTCGGCATTGTTGGCGGTGCGGGCTGGCTGGGCGGCGCCATCGCCGGCGCGGCTCTCGAGGCTGGCGCCGTGCGCGTGGAAAATCTCACCCTTTCCTACCGCAGCGCGAAGCCCGAGCGCTTTCCTGGCGTCTTCTGGACCGACGACAACCAGGCACTCGCCGACCGCTCCGATGTCATCCTGCTTTCTGTGCGGCCCCAGGATTGGCCTTCTCTCAATATCGACGCCACGGGCAAGCTGGTGATTTCGGTTATGGCCGGCATCCGTCTGGCCGATCTGGCTGAAAAGCATAACACCAGCCGCGTCGTCCGCTCGCTGCCCAACGCGGCGGCCGAGGTGGCAAAATCCTACACACCGTGGATCGCCGCTGGCGACATCACCGAAGCAGACCGCGCGACCATACGGGCTGTGTTCAACGCATGCGGCGTACAGGATGAAGTCGGCAGCGAGCGAGACATCGACTACCTGACCGGGCTCACCGGATCCGGGCCAGCCTTCCCTGCCCTGCTGGCGGACGCAATGATGCGCGACGCGGTCCGCTTCGGCCTTTCGCCTGGGGTTGCACGCCGCGCCGTCAACACTGTGCTGGCAGGCACTGGCCGGCTGCTCGAACTGCGGGATGCCTCTCCGGCCGACACGGTCGAAGCCTTTCTCGACTATCGCGGCACCACCGCCGCCGCGATCGAAACCATGCGCGAAGCCGGTTTCGCCGAAGCGGTGGCGAGGGGACTGGCGTCGGCTTTCAGGAAGTCGGTCGAGATGGGCGAGGCCTAG
- a CDS encoding ATP-binding cassette domain-containing protein produces MTEPAQNIPPAQNIQPAMELRGVSVNFGSVRALQDIDIKVYPGEVHCLLGDNGAGKSTLIKVLSGVHRPTKGEILVDGKPVTFRSPRDAQDLGVATVFQDLGMISMMSITRNFFLGREPTKSSLPFSRIDKERANTIARQAMADIGIDLRDPTQAVGTLSGGERQSVAIARAVHFGARVLILDEPTSALGVHQAAMVLKFIIEARMRGLAVIFISHNIHHAYPVGDTFTLLNRGRNRGTYAKSDISRDEVISIMSGGEDLKAVEAEIAGLLAQIGKRPSATPS; encoded by the coding sequence ATGACCGAACCGGCCCAGAACATCCCGCCAGCCCAAAACATCCAACCGGCCATGGAACTGCGTGGCGTCTCGGTCAATTTCGGCTCGGTGCGCGCGCTGCAGGACATCGACATCAAGGTCTATCCGGGCGAAGTGCATTGCCTGCTCGGCGACAACGGCGCCGGCAAGTCGACGCTGATCAAGGTTCTGTCGGGCGTGCACCGGCCAACCAAGGGCGAAATCCTGGTCGACGGCAAGCCGGTCACCTTCCGTAGCCCGCGCGATGCGCAGGATCTCGGCGTCGCCACGGTGTTCCAGGATCTCGGCATGATCTCGATGATGTCGATCACCCGCAACTTCTTCCTCGGCCGCGAACCGACGAAAAGCAGCCTGCCCTTCTCGCGTATCGACAAGGAGCGCGCCAACACCATTGCCCGCCAGGCCATGGCCGACATCGGCATCGACCTGCGCGACCCGACGCAGGCAGTCGGCACGCTGTCCGGCGGCGAACGCCAATCCGTGGCGATCGCGCGGGCCGTGCATTTCGGCGCCCGCGTGCTGATCCTCGACGAGCCGACATCGGCGCTCGGCGTGCATCAGGCGGCTATGGTGCTGAAATTCATCATCGAGGCACGCATGCGGGGGTTGGCGGTCATTTTCATCAGCCACAACATCCACCACGCCTATCCCGTCGGCGACACGTTCACGCTGCTCAACAGGGGTCGCAATCGCGGCACCTACGCCAAATCGGACATCTCGCGCGACGAGGTCATCTCGATCATGTCGGGCGGCGAGGACCTGAAGGCGGTCGAGGCCGAGATTGCCGGCCTGCTCGCCCAGATCGGCAAGCGGCCATCCGCCACCCCGTCGTGA
- a CDS encoding SRPBCC family protein: MPGTVRLHRVLTTSPEKVYRAFLEADALAKWLPPNGFTCTVHHLDAKLGGTFKMSFRNFTTGQGHSFGGEYVELVPGERLRYTDRFDDPNLPGEIQVTVTLKKVSVGTEVDITQAGIPDAIPVEACYLGWQESLRNLAKLVEPEINQ, translated from the coding sequence ATGCCCGGCACCGTACGTTTGCACCGTGTTCTGACAACCAGCCCGGAGAAAGTCTACCGCGCCTTCCTCGAAGCGGACGCGCTTGCCAAATGGCTTCCGCCGAACGGGTTCACCTGCACGGTCCATCACCTCGACGCGAAACTCGGCGGCACGTTCAAGATGTCGTTCCGCAACTTCACCACCGGCCAGGGCCACTCGTTTGGCGGCGAATATGTCGAGCTCGTTCCCGGTGAGCGGTTGCGCTACACCGACAGGTTCGACGATCCCAACCTGCCCGGCGAGATCCAGGTGACCGTGACATTGAAGAAAGTTTCGGTCGGCACCGAAGTGGATATCACGCAGGCCGGCATTCCCGATGCCATTCCGGTTGAGGCCTGCTATCTCGGCTGGCAGGAATCGTTGCGAAATCTGGCGAAGCTCGTCGAGCCCGAGATCAACCAGTAA
- a CDS encoding DegT/DnrJ/EryC1/StrS aminotransferase family protein, whose protein sequence is MYSAGEEEIEAIARVIRSGALFRYGKDSECDRFEARYAQHLGVEHFALAASGTYGLAAGLIGLGIGPGDEVLVPAHTYMATATAVLSVGAIPVIVDIDESLTIDPAALRDAIGPRTKAVIPVHMWGAACNMNAIMDIAGKRGLLVLEDVCQGIGGGYEGRKLGSIGHAGAYSFNYFKNMTSGEGGGIATSDPKVAERARCAIDPCHFYWQGRSDSIKPFAGIGARASELMGAMLNVQLDRLDGIIDAMRAEKKKVLAGTRHLGNLGLTPSPMNSPDDDCAAQIMYLLPSEQAAQTFSKTIPSVIAGKTGRHNFTQWDQVLMHEGAHHPALNPYTLPENKGLRLTYADDLGKNSLDILNRTVMIAMNPAHGDADIDDMIHNIDAAARVSLENASLDGIELRKAAPVDLQKFDSVN, encoded by the coding sequence ATGTACAGTGCCGGTGAAGAAGAGATCGAAGCCATTGCCAGGGTGATCCGGTCGGGCGCCTTGTTCCGCTATGGCAAGGACAGCGAATGCGACCGCTTCGAAGCGCGCTACGCCCAGCATCTCGGTGTCGAGCATTTCGCGCTCGCAGCCAGCGGCACCTATGGGCTCGCCGCTGGCCTGATCGGCCTCGGCATTGGCCCTGGCGACGAGGTCCTGGTTCCCGCGCACACCTATATGGCAACGGCAACAGCGGTGCTGTCGGTGGGGGCGATCCCGGTCATCGTCGACATCGACGAGAGCCTCACCATCGATCCCGCCGCCCTGCGCGATGCCATCGGGCCGCGCACCAAGGCGGTCATCCCCGTGCATATGTGGGGCGCTGCCTGCAACATGAACGCGATCATGGACATTGCGGGGAAGCGCGGCCTGCTGGTGCTGGAGGATGTCTGCCAGGGCATCGGCGGCGGCTATGAAGGGCGCAAGCTCGGCTCGATCGGCCATGCCGGCGCCTACTCATTCAACTACTTCAAGAACATGACCTCGGGCGAAGGCGGCGGCATCGCCACCAGCGATCCGAAAGTGGCGGAAAGGGCGCGCTGCGCCATCGATCCCTGCCATTTCTACTGGCAAGGCCGCAGTGACAGCATCAAGCCCTTCGCCGGCATCGGCGCACGGGCTTCGGAACTGATGGGGGCGATGCTCAACGTCCAACTCGACCGGCTCGACGGCATCATCGACGCGATGCGGGCCGAGAAGAAGAAGGTGCTGGCCGGAACCCGCCATCTCGGCAATCTCGGCCTGACGCCATCGCCGATGAACAGTCCGGACGATGATTGCGCGGCGCAGATCATGTATCTCCTGCCGAGCGAACAGGCGGCACAGACCTTCTCCAAGACCATTCCGAGCGTCATTGCCGGCAAGACCGGCCGCCACAATTTCACCCAATGGGACCAGGTGCTGATGCATGAGGGCGCGCATCACCCGGCGCTCAACCCTTACACGCTGCCGGAAAACAAGGGCCTGCGGCTGACCTACGCCGACGACCTTGGCAAGAACTCGCTCGACATCCTCAACCGCACGGTGATGATTGCCATGAACCCGGCACATGGCGATGCTGACATCGACGACATGATCCACAACATCGACGCGGCGGCTCGGGTGTCGCTGGAGAACGCCTCGCTGGACGGCATCGAGCTGCGCAAGGCAGCACCTGTCGACCTGCAGAAATTCGACAGCGTGAACTAG
- a CDS encoding Gfo/Idh/MocA family protein → MKRLRVGVIGAGMISQVEHIPNLLRLGDLFEVVGVTDPSRISRQFVTETHGVTGFETLDELFGQRLDAVVIGSPDPLHHEQVLAALSHGLHVFCEKPLCYSPAEIADIIAARDKAGKVMQVGYMKRFDPSYQLALTSLPGSAGTLRSVSVEVNDPDAWPFIAHQRYKRGTDISKELIEAVVAKQKSQVARAIGQPMTGLAFRGFTGAYSSALIHDVNAVHGLLDALEVPDGEIVGAQVFANGDGGQGAVKLLSGQALWTMTHLTVPKLADYKERITLFFDDASLELEFPSPWLNHHPTRLTVKTSDGHTLSTRDLRAGYGEAFVEEMRGFWGAIVNDDEVVNRPEHAARDQALLIGLTRQHLATSTQTG, encoded by the coding sequence ATGAAAAGGCTACGCGTTGGCGTCATCGGCGCCGGCATGATTTCGCAGGTCGAGCATATTCCCAATCTTCTGCGCCTCGGCGATCTGTTCGAAGTCGTGGGCGTCACCGATCCCTCAAGGATTTCAAGGCAGTTCGTCACCGAGACCCATGGCGTTACAGGGTTCGAAACACTGGATGAACTGTTCGGCCAACGCCTCGACGCCGTCGTCATCGGCTCGCCCGACCCGCTGCATCACGAGCAGGTGCTGGCTGCGCTGTCGCACGGCCTGCACGTCTTCTGTGAGAAGCCACTCTGCTATTCGCCAGCCGAAATCGCCGACATCATCGCCGCCCGCGACAAGGCCGGCAAAGTGATGCAGGTCGGCTATATGAAGCGCTTCGACCCGAGCTATCAGCTGGCGCTTACCTCACTGCCGGGCAGTGCCGGAACGCTTCGCTCGGTCTCGGTCGAAGTCAACGATCCCGATGCCTGGCCATTCATCGCCCACCAGCGCTACAAGCGCGGGACCGACATCTCCAAAGAGCTGATAGAAGCAGTTGTCGCCAAGCAGAAAAGCCAGGTCGCGCGCGCCATCGGCCAGCCCATGACGGGCCTCGCTTTCCGTGGCTTTACCGGCGCTTACAGCTCTGCCTTGATTCACGATGTCAATGCCGTGCACGGCCTGCTCGACGCCCTGGAAGTCCCTGACGGCGAGATCGTCGGCGCGCAGGTATTCGCCAATGGCGACGGCGGCCAAGGTGCCGTGAAACTGCTCAGTGGCCAGGCGCTGTGGACGATGACGCATCTGACGGTGCCGAAACTCGCCGACTACAAGGAACGCATCACGCTGTTCTTCGACGATGCCAGCCTCGAGCTCGAATTCCCCTCGCCCTGGCTCAACCACCATCCGACACGGCTGACGGTGAAGACGTCGGACGGCCACACGCTTTCGACCAGGGATTTGCGCGCCGGTTATGGCGAAGCTTTCGTCGAGGAAATGCGCGGTTTCTGGGGAGCGATCGTCAACGATGACGAAGTGGTCAACCGGCCCGAACACGCCGCCCGCGATCAGGCCTTGCTGATCGGCCTGACCAGGCAACATCTGGCGACTTCTACACAGACCGGCTGA
- a CDS encoding NAD(P)-dependent oxidoreductase: MNTTAASETIGFIGLGLMGHGIAKNIVDKGYGLTFLGRKNRKPAEDLLGRGAREAATSRDVAAASSIVFICVTGSREVEAIIRGPGGLKEGLKKGAVVVDCSTSDPVSTVALAAEVKALGVDYVDAPLSRTPKEAWEGTLDAMVGAPDAVFARLKPVLETWAGRIVHIGDTGDGHRMKLLNNFISLGYAAIYSEALALAEKVGISPPRFDSVIRNGRMDCGFYQTFMRWTLEGDRDAHKFSIANAFKDLTYLESMAGAAGIANPLGNATKNSFAGAFATGPAEQFVPMLATHIAKVNGVDLMPMRDGKKQTI, encoded by the coding sequence ATGAACACGACTGCCGCGAGCGAGACGATCGGCTTCATCGGCCTTGGCCTGATGGGGCATGGCATCGCCAAGAACATCGTCGACAAGGGCTATGGCCTTACCTTTCTCGGTCGCAAGAACCGCAAGCCGGCGGAAGACCTGCTTGGCCGTGGCGCAAGGGAGGCAGCGACCTCGCGCGATGTGGCGGCGGCATCGAGCATCGTCTTCATTTGCGTTACCGGCTCACGCGAAGTGGAGGCCATCATCCGGGGGCCTGGCGGTCTCAAGGAAGGCTTGAAAAAGGGGGCCGTCGTCGTCGATTGCTCGACTTCCGATCCGGTCTCGACGGTGGCGCTTGCCGCCGAAGTCAAGGCACTCGGCGTCGACTATGTCGATGCCCCACTCAGCCGCACGCCAAAGGAAGCCTGGGAAGGCACGCTCGACGCCATGGTGGGCGCGCCAGACGCCGTCTTTGCCCGGCTGAAGCCGGTGCTCGAAACCTGGGCCGGACGCATCGTCCATATCGGCGACACCGGTGACGGCCATCGCATGAAGCTGCTCAACAACTTCATCTCGCTTGGCTACGCCGCGATCTACTCCGAGGCGCTGGCGCTGGCCGAAAAGGTCGGCATTTCGCCGCCGCGTTTCGACAGCGTCATCCGCAACGGGCGCATGGATTGCGGCTTCTACCAGACCTTCATGCGCTGGACGCTGGAAGGTGACCGAGACGCCCACAAATTCTCCATCGCCAATGCCTTCAAGGATCTGACCTATCTGGAATCGATGGCTGGTGCCGCCGGCATCGCCAACCCGCTCGGCAATGCCACGAAAAACTCGTTTGCCGGTGCCTTCGCCACCGGTCCGGCCGAGCAGTTCGTGCCGATGCTGGCAACGCATATCGCCAAGGTCAACGGCGTCGATCTGATGCCAATGAGGGATGGCAAGAAACAGACGATCTGA
- a CDS encoding polysaccharide deacetylase family protein — translation MTAAGSRRRIVLHEDDVGMCHGANSAFLELSRLGVCSSGAVMVPCPWFLEMAESAAADPRLDLGVHLTLNSEKPHYKWRPLTAPSRAAGLTDEYGFFWPDVATTRRKAVPQAVETELRAQIDTAYRAGIDVTHLDAHMGAALSPEFCDIYIRLGLEYRLPVLLTRTLAAYSPNDNLVGVTEEGFQRGVVQARDKGFVIFDAAIQTTWGRPRSRPIEPAYRALIEGVREGLTFFCLHFNAPGELELIEPRAAYIRTEEYELFRDQGFRDWLAGQDLDIIGMKPLREELRATLSARASKPQGAQQMASARARKAAIRSTT, via the coding sequence GTGACCGCCGCCGGTTCCAGACGCAGGATCGTGCTGCATGAAGACGATGTCGGCATGTGCCACGGCGCCAACAGCGCCTTCCTCGAACTGAGCCGGCTTGGTGTCTGCAGTTCGGGCGCGGTCATGGTGCCTTGCCCCTGGTTTCTCGAAATGGCGGAAAGCGCTGCCGCGGACCCGCGGCTCGATCTCGGCGTCCATCTGACGCTGAACAGCGAAAAACCCCACTACAAATGGCGGCCGCTGACCGCACCGTCGCGTGCCGCCGGGCTGACCGACGAATACGGCTTCTTCTGGCCGGATGTGGCAACGACACGCCGCAAGGCGGTGCCGCAAGCGGTCGAGACCGAGCTGCGCGCCCAGATCGACACCGCCTATCGCGCCGGCATCGACGTCACCCATCTCGACGCGCATATGGGCGCGGCGCTGTCGCCGGAATTCTGCGACATCTACATCCGGCTTGGCCTGGAATACCGCCTGCCTGTGTTGTTGACCCGCACGCTTGCCGCCTACTCGCCCAACGACAATCTGGTCGGCGTCACGGAAGAGGGATTTCAGCGCGGCGTGGTCCAGGCGCGCGACAAGGGCTTTGTCATTTTCGACGCCGCCATCCAGACGACATGGGGTCGGCCGCGCTCCAGGCCGATCGAGCCTGCCTACCGAGCGCTGATCGAAGGCGTGCGCGAAGGGCTGACCTTCTTCTGCCTGCATTTCAACGCGCCGGGCGAACTCGAACTGATCGAGCCCCGGGCGGCCTATATCCGCACCGAGGAATATGAACTGTTCCGCGACCAGGGTTTTCGTGACTGGCTGGCAGGACAAGACCTCGATATTATCGGCATGAAGCCGCTGCGCGAGGAGCTTCGCGCGACACTTTCAGCCCGGGCGTCAAAACCCCAGGGCGCACAGCAAATGGCATCGGCAAGAGCCCGCAAAGCGGCCATCCGATCCACGACGTGA
- a CDS encoding sugar ABC transporter substrate-binding protein: MKTVLKMALGALVSASVLAGIAHAAGLKDPKDVRVTFVVHGSASDPYWSVVKRGVDDAAKLTGAKVEYYAPQVFDVVEQARLLDAAIATNPDGIAVSIADANALGKSVKAGLAANIPMVVLDSGEKEGAELGTTMYVGTVSEYDSGKKAGERLAKEGTLKVVCINHEVGNVSLDQRCQGLNDGLKPSGGGTQVLTVSPDPADIQRRTEAYLSAHPDTQAVFALGATAANPLIPFFKDHELFGKIKLYTFDISPEVLDSVVAGQMGFGMDAQQYLMGYLPVIYLVEHATHGFWPQNNAYTGPLFIDTPDKAKAILALAKDGIR; this comes from the coding sequence ATGAAGACAGTGTTGAAAATGGCATTGGGCGCGCTCGTCTCGGCGAGCGTTCTGGCGGGCATCGCGCATGCCGCCGGATTGAAGGACCCGAAGGATGTCCGCGTCACCTTCGTCGTACATGGCTCAGCCTCAGACCCCTATTGGTCAGTCGTCAAGCGCGGCGTCGATGATGCTGCCAAGCTAACGGGCGCCAAGGTCGAATATTACGCACCGCAGGTGTTCGACGTGGTCGAACAGGCAAGGCTTCTCGACGCGGCCATCGCCACCAACCCGGACGGCATCGCGGTTTCGATCGCCGACGCCAACGCCCTTGGCAAGTCGGTCAAGGCCGGGCTTGCGGCCAACATTCCAATGGTGGTGCTCGATTCCGGCGAGAAGGAAGGCGCCGAGCTTGGCACGACCATGTATGTCGGTACCGTCTCGGAATACGATTCCGGCAAGAAGGCCGGCGAGCGGCTGGCCAAGGAAGGCACGCTCAAGGTCGTCTGCATCAACCACGAAGTCGGCAATGTCAGCCTCGATCAACGCTGCCAGGGCCTCAATGACGGGCTGAAGCCGTCCGGCGGCGGCACGCAGGTCTTGACCGTTTCGCCCGATCCCGCCGACATCCAGCGCCGCACGGAAGCCTACCTCTCGGCGCATCCGGACACGCAAGCCGTGTTCGCGCTCGGCGCCACGGCGGCCAACCCGCTGATCCCGTTCTTCAAGGATCACGAACTGTTCGGCAAGATCAAGCTCTACACGTTCGACATCAGCCCCGAAGTGCTTGATTCGGTGGTCGCCGGCCAAATGGGCTTCGGCATGGACGCCCAGCAATATCTGATGGGCTATCTGCCGGTCATCTATCTGGTCGAGCACGCCACGCACGGCTTCTGGCCGCAGAACAACGCCTACACCGGCCCGCTGTTCATCGATACGCCGGACAAGGCGAAAGCCATCCTGGCGCTGGCCAAGGACGGCATCCGCTAG
- a CDS encoding ABC transporter permease translates to MTSKRAGGADERLASTGRITQWLRRPEAGAAGGLVATIIIFALLPGAANLYSLQGSMTFLTLAAELGIIATAAALLIIAGEFDLSVGSMVGFAGVVIGLTVKYWGLPLWGGIACAFAVAILTGYLNGLIVVKTRLPSFIVTLASLYILRGLSIGITRAVTGRTQIPYILDGAPDPATAGLFNGHILVGLFHWMGAQGWIATRSDGIPFVAGIPMSIVWWLGLTALAGYVLTQTKYGNWIFATGGDLNAARNVGVPVDRVKISLFIYTACAATLLATIQVMEAGSADTTRGLLKEFEAIIAAVIGGVLLTGGYGTVYGVLFGALIFGLVQMGIFYTGIDTDWFKVFLGIVILMAVLVNNYIRLKALGRGGGK, encoded by the coding sequence ATGACGTCGAAACGGGCGGGCGGCGCCGACGAACGGCTGGCCAGCACCGGCCGGATCACCCAGTGGCTGCGCCGGCCGGAAGCCGGTGCCGCCGGCGGGCTCGTCGCCACCATCATCATCTTCGCGCTGCTGCCAGGGGCGGCGAACCTCTATTCGCTGCAGGGGTCGATGACCTTCCTGACGCTGGCGGCGGAACTCGGCATCATCGCCACCGCCGCCGCCCTTCTCATCATCGCCGGCGAATTCGACCTCTCCGTCGGCTCCATGGTCGGCTTCGCCGGCGTCGTCATCGGGCTGACGGTGAAATACTGGGGCCTGCCGCTATGGGGCGGCATTGCCTGCGCTTTCGCGGTCGCCATCCTCACCGGATATCTCAACGGCCTGATCGTGGTGAAGACCCGCCTGCCCTCCTTCATTGTCACGCTGGCCTCGCTCTACATCCTGCGCGGCCTGTCGATCGGCATCACCCGTGCCGTGACCGGCCGCACGCAGATCCCCTATATTCTCGACGGCGCGCCGGATCCGGCGACCGCCGGCCTGTTCAACGGCCACATCCTGGTCGGCCTGTTCCACTGGATGGGCGCGCAAGGCTGGATCGCAACCCGTAGCGACGGCATTCCCTTTGTCGCCGGCATTCCGATGTCGATCGTCTGGTGGCTGGGCCTGACGGCATTGGCCGGCTACGTCCTGACCCAGACCAAATACGGCAACTGGATCTTCGCCACCGGCGGCGACCTCAACGCCGCCCGCAATGTCGGCGTGCCGGTCGACCGGGTGAAGATCAGCCTATTCATCTACACCGCCTGCGCCGCCACCTTGCTTGCCACCATCCAGGTGATGGAGGCCGGTTCCGCCGACACCACGCGCGGCTTGCTCAAGGAATTCGAGGCCATCATCGCCGCTGTCATCGGCGGCGTGCTGCTCACCGGCGGCTACGGCACGGTCTATGGCGTGCTGTTCGGCGCTTTGATCTTCGGCCTGGTGCAGATGGGCATCTTCTACACCGGCATCGACACCGACTGGTTCAAGGTCTTCCTCGGCATCGTCATCCTGATGGCCGTGCTGGTCAACAACTACATCCGCCTGAAGGCGCTTGGACGCGGAGGCGGCAAATGA
- a CDS encoding NAD(P)-dependent oxidoreductase: MAKRIMFTGGSGKAGRHVVQYLVEQGCQVLNIDTKPLDNPKVRTLITDITDSGQVFNALSSYMGLHEFDPSLRAQPVDAVVHFAAIPRIMITPDNEVFRINAMGTYNVIEAAVKLGIRKVVIASSETTYGLVFANEPRNPTHFPLDEDYDVDPMDSYALSKIVNEKTARAFALRSGIDIYALRIGNVIEPHEYSLFPKWFADPGFRKRIAWSYVDARDLGQITLRAIEKDGLGYQVFNAANDDTSSDLPTAELRKRFYPGVPVKGELGEFETLLSNRKARDLLGFRPEHSWRKYVKTA, from the coding sequence ATGGCGAAGCGGATCATGTTCACCGGCGGCAGCGGCAAGGCCGGGCGTCATGTGGTGCAGTATCTGGTCGAGCAGGGCTGTCAGGTGCTCAACATCGACACCAAGCCGCTCGACAATCCCAAGGTGCGCACGCTGATCACCGACATCACCGACAGCGGGCAGGTGTTCAACGCGCTGTCGAGCTACATGGGCCTGCATGAGTTCGACCCGTCGCTGCGCGCCCAGCCGGTCGACGCAGTGGTGCATTTCGCGGCTATCCCGCGCATCATGATCACGCCCGACAACGAAGTGTTCCGCATCAACGCCATGGGCACCTACAATGTCATCGAGGCGGCGGTGAAGCTCGGCATCCGCAAGGTGGTCATCGCCTCCAGCGAGACGACCTACGGCCTGGTCTTCGCCAATGAGCCGCGCAACCCGACACATTTCCCGCTCGACGAGGATTATGATGTCGACCCGATGGACAGCTATGCCCTGTCCAAGATCGTCAACGAAAAGACGGCACGCGCCTTCGCGCTGCGCAGCGGCATCGACATCTATGCCTTGCGCATCGGCAATGTCATCGAGCCGCACGAATATTCGCTGTTTCCAAAGTGGTTCGCCGATCCCGGCTTCCGCAAGCGCATCGCCTGGAGCTATGTCGACGCGCGCGACCTTGGCCAGATCACGCTGCGCGCCATCGAAAAGGATGGGCTCGGCTATCAGGTGTTCAACGCCGCCAATGACGATACGTCATCCGACCTACCGACCGCTGAACTGCGGAAACGTTTTTACCCCGGCGTGCCGGTCAAGGGCGAACTCGGCGAATTCGAGACCTTGCTGTCCAACCGCAAGGCACGGGATTTGCTCGGCTTTCGGCCTGAACACAGCTGGCGGAAATACGTCAAGACGGCCTGA
- a CDS encoding FadR/GntR family transcriptional regulator yields the protein MRDGNSKKSKAPVKAAPGGLIADRPAPVRRADSARMPGSSVHASLASEIGLRIVRGDYPPGTILPNEAKWSETFNVSRSAVREAIKMLMAKSLLASRPKIGSWVEPRERWNLLDRDVLAWYATSPDREVFLKTVQEFRHIIEPEATAFAAMRRTDAQMAEISQACREMGEATSLQERTRADTRFHLAILRASGNDLLVPLGVLIESAFDHLFAFTTRAVDDLNHAQKLHEAIEKNIRLQRPDAARNAVRKLLANTDGVIRSR from the coding sequence ATGCGGGACGGGAATTCCAAAAAGAGCAAAGCACCAGTCAAGGCGGCACCTGGCGGCCTTATCGCCGACCGTCCAGCCCCGGTTCGCCGCGCCGACTCGGCACGGATGCCTGGGTCAAGCGTTCACGCCTCGCTGGCCAGCGAAATCGGCTTGAGGATCGTGCGCGGCGACTATCCGCCTGGTACCATCCTGCCCAACGAGGCCAAATGGTCGGAGACCTTCAACGTCAGCCGCTCGGCTGTGCGCGAAGCGATCAAAATGCTGATGGCCAAGAGCCTGCTGGCCTCGCGCCCCAAGATCGGCAGTTGGGTCGAGCCGAGGGAACGCTGGAACCTGCTCGACCGCGATGTGCTGGCCTGGTACGCGACTTCGCCGGACCGCGAAGTGTTCCTGAAGACCGTGCAGGAATTCCGCCACATCATCGAGCCGGAAGCCACAGCCTTTGCCGCCATGCGGCGCACCGATGCGCAGATGGCCGAGATCAGCCAGGCTTGCCGGGAGATGGGCGAGGCGACCAGCCTGCAGGAGCGGACCCGCGCCGATACGCGCTTTCACCTCGCCATCCTGCGTGCCTCCGGCAACGATTTGCTGGTGCCGCTTGGCGTGCTGATCGAATCCGCCTTCGATCACCTGTTCGCCTTTACCACGCGGGCCGTGGACGATCTCAACCATGCGCAGAAGCTGCATGAGGCGATCGAGAAGAACATACGGCTGCAGCGGCCGGACGCGGCGCGCAACGCGGTGCGCAAACTGCTCGCCAACACCGATGGCGTCATCCGCTCGCGGTAG